Proteins from a genomic interval of Trifolium pratense cultivar HEN17-A07 linkage group LG6, ARS_RC_1.1, whole genome shotgun sequence:
- the LOC123889094 gene encoding pterocarpan synthase 1-like isoform X2 → MANSKTLLSIAIAFFTTFLFSSFVNATYYQNISPSFLGFKQEKLTHIHFFLHDIVTGPKPTVVISSESPLNGKSKSPLPFGAIVVLEDPLTVGPELESNQIGKAQGFYLTVSQDAVLELELVMGMTFAFTEGKYNGSTLSVLGRNTIGAPVREMPIIGGTGEFRFARGYIQAKTHSVDYHKGDAHVEYNVYVFHYPSTSGSEEIFADGSQFTTEPMMGKI, encoded by the coding sequence ATGGCTAACTCCAAAACCCTCTTATCCATAGCCATAGCCTTCTTCACaacctttctcttctcttccttTGTCAATGCCACTTACTACCAAAATATCTCTCCTTCATTCCTTGGTTTCAAGCAAGAAAAACTCACTCACATCCATTTCTTCTTGCATGACATCGTTACAGGCCCAAAGCCCACTGTAGTCATATCCTCCGAGTCTCCCTTAAACGGTAAATCCAAATCACCCTTACCATTTGGAGCCATAGTGGTTTTGGAAGACCCACTAACCGTTGGACCTGAGCTTGAATCCAATCAAATTGGAAAAGCTCAAGGTTTTTACTTAACCGTGTCTCAAGATGCTGTGCTTGAATTAGAACTTGTTATGGGAATGACCTTTGCGTTTACAGAAGGAAAATACAACGGTAGCACACTAAGTGTGTTGGGGCGCAACACAATTGGAGCCCCCGTTAGGGAAATGCCTATAATTGGTGGAACAGGGGAATTTCGATTTGCACGTGGCTATATTCAAGCGAAAACACATTCGGTTGATTACCATAAAGGTGATGCTCACGTGGAATATAATGTCTACGTGTTTCATTATCCTTCCACTTCAGGATCTGAAGAAATTTTTGCAGACGGAAGTCAATTCACGACTGAACCTATGATGggcaaaatataa
- the LOC123889096 gene encoding pterocarpan synthase 1-like, whose protein sequence is MANFKTLLSIAFFTTFLFSSFVNATYYQNISPSFLGFKQEKLTHIHFFLHDIVTGPKPTVVISSESPLNGKSKSPLPFGSIVVLEDPLTVGPELKSNQIGKAQGFYLTVSQDAVLELELVMGMTFAFTEGKYNGSTLSVLGRNTISAPIREMPIIGGTGEFRFARGFIQAKTHSVDYHKGDAHVEYNVYVFHYPSTSVSQEIFADGSRFTTEPMIGKI, encoded by the coding sequence ATGGCTAACTTCAAAACCCTCTTATCCATAGCCTTCTTCACaacctttctcttctcttccttTGTCAACGCCACTTATTACCAAAATATTTCTCCTTCATTCCTTGGTTTCAAACAAGAAAAACTCACTCACATCCATTTTTTCTTGCATGATATCGTTACAGGCCCAAAGCCCACTGTAGTCATATCCTCTGAATCTCCCTTAAACGGTAAATCCAAATCACCCTTACCATTTGGGTCTATAGTGGTTTTGGAAGACCCGCTAACTGTTGGACCTGAGCTTAAATCCAATCAAATTGGAAAAGCTCAAGGTTTTTACTTAACCGTGTCTCAAGATGCTGTGCTTGAATTAGAACTAGTTATGGGAATGACCTTTGCGTTTACGGAAGGGAAATACAATGGTAGCACACTAAGTGTGTTGGGGCGCAACACAATCAGCGCCCCCATTAGGGAAATGCCTATAATTGGTGGAACAGGGGAATTTCGATTCGCACGTGGCTTTATTCAGGCGAAAACACATTCGGTTGATTACCATAAAGGTGATGCTCACGTAGAATATAATGTCTATGTGTTTCATTATCCTTCCACCTCAGTATCTCAAGAGATTTTTGCCGACGGAAGTCGATTCACAACAGAACCTATGATTGGCAAAATATAA
- the LOC123889094 gene encoding pterocarpan synthase 1-like isoform X1 translates to MANFKTLLSIAIAFFTTFLFSSFVNATYYQNISPSFLGFKQEKLTHIHFFLHDIVTGPKPTVVISSESPLNGKSKSPLPFGAIVVLEDPLTVGPELESNQIGKAQGFYLTVSQDAVLELELVMGMTFAFTEGKYNGSTLSVLGRNTIGAPVREMPIIGGTGEFRFARGYIQAKTHSVDYHKGDAHVEYNVYVFHYPSTSGSEEIFADGSQFTTEPMMGKI, encoded by the exons ATGGCTAACTT CAAAACCCTCTTATCCATAGCCATAGCCTTCTTCACaacctttctcttctcttccttTGTCAATGCCACTTACTACCAAAATATCTCTCCTTCATTCCTTGGTTTCAAGCAAGAAAAACTCACTCACATCCATTTCTTCTTGCATGACATCGTTACAGGCCCAAAGCCCACTGTAGTCATATCCTCCGAGTCTCCCTTAAACGGTAAATCCAAATCACCCTTACCATTTGGAGCCATAGTGGTTTTGGAAGACCCACTAACCGTTGGACCTGAGCTTGAATCCAATCAAATTGGAAAAGCTCAAGGTTTTTACTTAACCGTGTCTCAAGATGCTGTGCTTGAATTAGAACTTGTTATGGGAATGACCTTTGCGTTTACAGAAGGAAAATACAACGGTAGCACACTAAGTGTGTTGGGGCGCAACACAATTGGAGCCCCCGTTAGGGAAATGCCTATAATTGGTGGAACAGGGGAATTTCGATTTGCACGTGGCTATATTCAAGCGAAAACACATTCGGTTGATTACCATAAAGGTGATGCTCACGTGGAATATAATGTCTACGTGTTTCATTATCCTTCCACTTCAGGATCTGAAGAAATTTTTGCAGACGGAAGTCAATTCACGACTGAACCTATGATGggcaaaatataa